One Pseudobacteroides sp. DNA window includes the following coding sequences:
- a CDS encoding MoxR family ATPase, giving the protein MGSTSYVEEGKLIAALKAEINKVIIGQEYMVDRILIGLLSGGHILLEGIPGLAKSLTASTIAKTIGVDFKRIQFTPDLLPADILGTEIYNQKTGEFIIKKGPIFCNLLLADEINRAPAKVQSALLEAMQEKQVTIGEITYQLDKPFLVIATQNPLEQQGTYPLPEAQQDRFMLKLKINYPDKKEERSIIDRFSNDQSSEPQVNEILSKINIFELRKVIDNIYVDENIKNYVLDIIFKTREKSVYISCGASPRASINLIKAAKCRAFMEDRSFVVPDDVKAMVYDVLRHRILLSYEAEAENITAEGIIAQILEQVNLP; this is encoded by the coding sequence ATGGGAAGTACAAGCTATGTTGAGGAAGGAAAGCTTATTGCTGCTTTAAAAGCAGAAATAAATAAAGTTATTATTGGACAGGAATATATGGTGGACAGAATACTGATTGGTCTTTTATCAGGCGGACATATATTGCTGGAGGGAATTCCTGGATTGGCCAAGTCATTGACTGCAAGTACAATAGCAAAGACTATTGGAGTAGACTTTAAAAGGATTCAATTTACACCTGACCTACTCCCGGCAGATATCCTTGGCACCGAGATATATAATCAGAAAACCGGTGAGTTTATAATTAAAAAGGGACCCATTTTCTGCAATCTGCTGCTTGCAGATGAAATAAACAGAGCACCTGCCAAAGTACAATCAGCCTTGCTTGAGGCAATGCAGGAAAAACAGGTGACAATAGGAGAGATTACATACCAATTGGATAAGCCCTTTCTTGTTATAGCAACCCAAAATCCTCTTGAACAGCAAGGTACTTATCCGCTACCTGAAGCACAGCAGGATAGGTTTATGCTGAAGCTGAAAATAAACTATCCTGATAAAAAGGAAGAACGCAGTATTATAGATCGATTTTCAAACGATCAGTCCAGTGAGCCTCAGGTAAACGAGATTTTATCCAAGATAAATATTTTTGAATTGCGTAAGGTTATTGACAACATATATGTGGACGAGAATATTAAAAACTATGTACTGGATATTATATTTAAAACCAGAGAAAAGTCTGTATATATTTCTTGCGGGGCCTCTCCTCGTGCATCAATAAACCTTATAAAAGCGGCAAAGTGCAGAGCATTTATGGAAGACCGCAGCTTTGTCGTACCTGATGATGTCAAAGCTATGGTTTATGACGTATTAAGGCACAGGATTTTGCTATCATACGAGGCTGAGGCAGAAAATATAACAGCTGAGGGCATAATAGCACAAATCTTAGAACAGGTTAATTTGCCTTAG
- a CDS encoding DUF58 domain-containing protein, with amino-acid sequence MISADMVKKIRRIEIKSNKLVEEIFSGEYRSGFRGKGIEFEDIREYYPGDDIRSIDWNVTARHNKAYVKQFSEERELNIFLLIDMSRSNSFGKKKDLIAEIGATLAFSASRNNDKVGVIFFTEKVEKFIPSKNGRKHVLSIIENILNFEPQHTGTDLTEALQYFNRIEKKRCVVFLISDFLDDDDFRKDLKITSNRHDLVLIRVVDRAEELIPAGAIFTFEDLESGETIVMDNMRNVYRPNSSLNLPKKNHINIYTDEDYVKPLKQFFRRRSHR; translated from the coding sequence ATGATATCTGCAGATATGGTGAAGAAGATAAGGCGGATTGAGATAAAGTCAAACAAATTGGTTGAGGAAATCTTCTCTGGTGAATATCGTTCTGGGTTCCGTGGTAAAGGAATTGAGTTTGAGGATATAAGGGAGTATTACCCCGGCGACGATATAAGAAGTATTGACTGGAATGTTACGGCACGCCATAATAAGGCCTATGTCAAGCAATTCAGTGAGGAAAGAGAATTAAACATATTTCTTTTGATTGACATGTCACGATCCAACTCCTTCGGCAAAAAGAAGGATCTCATAGCTGAGATAGGAGCTACACTGGCCTTTTCAGCAAGCAGGAACAATGACAAGGTAGGCGTGATATTTTTTACCGAAAAGGTAGAGAAGTTTATTCCTTCAAAAAATGGCAGAAAGCATGTTTTATCGATAATAGAAAACATACTGAATTTTGAACCTCAACATACCGGTACAGACCTTACTGAGGCTCTCCAGTATTTTAACCGCATTGAAAAGAAACGATGTGTTGTTTTTTTGATATCTGATTTTCTTGATGATGATGATTTCAGGAAAGATTTGAAAATTACATCAAACCGCCACGACTTAGTGCTGATACGTGTAGTGGACAGGGCGGAGGAGCTTATACCGGCAGGAGCAATATTTACATTTGAGGATCTTGAATCGGGAGAAACCATTGTGATGGACAACATGAGAAATGTCTACAGACCGAACAGCAGTCTTAACCTGCCCAAAAAAAACCACATAAACATTTATACCGATGAAGACTACGTAAAGCCTCTGAAACAGTTTTTCAGAAGAAGGAGTCACAGATGA